One segment of Agromyces albus DNA contains the following:
- a CDS encoding DUF6463 family protein encodes MTATEAEREVKRFGLTAAGGWLAIGGSVIHLVLTSIARADVWRDIVSAGWWGTVTLRPSAEQLRFAEAFWLTPGSFAVPLLALGILVVFSARKGNRVPGVLGWILAIWGVFCAALLPASGAWLFIVIGVLFVAGDRPAAVPRSS; translated from the coding sequence ATGACGGCGACCGAAGCAGAACGTGAAGTGAAGAGGTTCGGCCTCACAGCGGCTGGCGGCTGGCTGGCGATCGGCGGCAGCGTGATCCACCTGGTGCTGACGTCGATCGCGCGAGCGGATGTCTGGCGCGACATCGTCTCGGCCGGCTGGTGGGGCACGGTGACGCTGCGGCCGAGCGCTGAGCAGCTTCGGTTCGCCGAGGCGTTCTGGCTCACCCCGGGAAGTTTCGCCGTGCCGCTGCTCGCGCTCGGAATCCTCGTGGTGTTCTCCGCCAGGAAGGGCAACCGGGTGCCGGGTGTGCTCGGCTGGATACTGGCCATCTGGGGCGTCTTCTGCGCAGCCCTGCTACCGGCGTCGGGAGCGTGGCTGTTCATCGTGATCGGCGTGCTGTTCGTCGCGGGCGACCGGCCTGCTGCCGTACCACGTTCAAGCTGA
- a CDS encoding glucoamylase family protein, with the protein MRSTLRAMTITGMVVALAALAIPPTAASAAAASDGGDDDAARGGRSANQVLRTYAADTWTSLVAMTDDDTGLVADNIEGDLTAASGYTSPTNIGGYLWSTVVARDLELISKKEARERISTTLSTLTTMERHEPSGMYYNWYSPADGAKLTTWPANGSTVHPFLSTVDNGWLAAALRVVAGAEPKLAHDAQALYASMDFGWFHDLAARPEVGINRGGFWVEAPPGCSVPGNYGDDGPDVFYTCHWYDTTVSESRIATYLGIANGQIPAEGYYGTLRTMPDQGCDWAWQEQKPAGEWREYLGVPVYEGVYEYRDLKLVPAWGGSMFEALMPDLFIPEAEWGAESWAVNHPATVRAQIEHGLDEAGYGYWGFSPASDPFAEYREYGVEAIGISSDGYASDVERTNVDAGYDGCREATNPAPDFGDGVVTPHAAFLALPYAKDAVLENLDGLRDELGAYGPGGFYDSVAVGSGTIADRYLSLDQSMIMGAIGNELKRDHLKAYFVDDAFEDAVRPLVEAFEFGSELPE; encoded by the coding sequence ATGCGATCGACTCTGCGTGCGATGACCATCACCGGAATGGTGGTGGCACTCGCGGCACTCGCCATCCCACCGACGGCCGCGTCCGCCGCCGCTGCCAGCGACGGCGGCGACGACGACGCGGCCCGTGGCGGACGATCCGCGAATCAGGTGCTGCGCACCTACGCCGCCGACACCTGGACTTCGCTCGTCGCCATGACCGACGACGACACCGGGCTCGTGGCCGACAACATCGAGGGTGATCTCACGGCGGCGAGCGGGTACACGAGTCCCACGAACATCGGCGGGTACCTCTGGTCCACGGTCGTGGCGCGCGACCTCGAGCTCATCTCCAAGAAGGAGGCGCGCGAGCGGATCAGCACGACGCTCTCGACGCTCACGACGATGGAACGGCACGAGCCGAGCGGCATGTACTACAACTGGTACTCGCCGGCCGACGGCGCCAAGCTCACGACGTGGCCGGCCAACGGCAGCACGGTGCATCCGTTCCTCTCGACCGTGGACAACGGATGGCTCGCGGCCGCCTTGCGCGTCGTCGCCGGCGCCGAGCCGAAGCTCGCCCACGACGCCCAGGCGCTCTACGCGTCGATGGACTTCGGATGGTTCCACGACCTCGCCGCCCGCCCCGAGGTGGGCATCAACCGCGGCGGCTTCTGGGTCGAGGCGCCTCCGGGCTGCTCGGTGCCCGGCAACTACGGCGACGACGGCCCCGACGTCTTCTACACCTGCCACTGGTACGACACGACGGTGAGCGAGTCGCGCATCGCGACGTACCTCGGCATCGCGAACGGGCAGATCCCCGCCGAGGGCTACTACGGCACACTCCGCACGATGCCCGACCAGGGCTGCGACTGGGCCTGGCAGGAGCAGAAGCCCGCTGGCGAGTGGCGCGAGTACCTCGGCGTGCCCGTCTACGAAGGCGTCTATGAGTACCGCGACCTGAAGCTCGTGCCCGCGTGGGGCGGCAGCATGTTCGAGGCGCTCATGCCCGACCTGTTCATCCCCGAGGCGGAGTGGGGCGCCGAGTCCTGGGCGGTCAATCACCCCGCCACCGTGCGCGCGCAGATCGAGCACGGGCTCGACGAGGCAGGCTACGGCTACTGGGGCTTCTCACCGGCATCCGACCCCTTCGCCGAATACCGCGAATACGGTGTCGAGGCGATCGGCATCAGCTCCGACGGGTACGCGAGTGACGTCGAGCGCACCAACGTCGACGCCGGATATGACGGATGCCGCGAGGCCACCAACCCCGCGCCCGACTTCGGCGACGGCGTGGTCACGCCGCACGCGGCCTTCCTCGCGCTCCCGTACGCGAAGGACGCGGTGCTCGAGAACCTCGACGGCCTTCGCGACGAGCTCGGCGCGTACGGCCCGGGCGGGTTCTACGACTCCGTTGCCGTGGGCAGCGGCACGATCGCCGACCGGTACCTGAGCCTCGACCAGTCGATGATCATGGGTGCGATCGGCAATGAGCTGAAGCGCGACCACCTCAAGGCGTACTTCGTCGACGACGCGTTCGAAGACGCGGTGCGCCCGCTCGTCGAAGCGTTCGAGTTCGGGTCGGAGCTTCCGGAGTAG
- a CDS encoding nucleotidyltransferase family protein yields MSESQVSVPLSVRLRFGHAAVQHLADRIGVELLHIKGAAVEPSLRPGGYMGSDVDVLVRPAHIATLDRAMRRHGWHLYSTFDYGSPFGHAQTYLHHAWGYIDIHRFFPGIRLEPERAFDVFWTGRHEIEIAGIGCQVPSVPAQGVLLVLNAARSTMRTKPDVQVVWHEASEERRAEMQSLVSELGAHVAFAAATGGLEEHRGERDYRLWKIVSEGGARSAEWWARLRAAPSLGTAIRVGVRALFVNVDHLAHRLGRPPTRSEVVSEFFRRPARALREVWLGLRQTGARR; encoded by the coding sequence GTGAGCGAATCCCAGGTAAGCGTGCCCCTTTCCGTGCGCCTGCGGTTCGGACATGCGGCTGTGCAGCATCTCGCCGATCGAATCGGCGTCGAACTACTCCACATCAAGGGGGCTGCTGTCGAACCATCGTTGCGGCCCGGCGGCTACATGGGCAGCGACGTCGACGTACTGGTGCGGCCGGCGCACATCGCCACGCTCGATCGGGCGATGCGGCGGCACGGATGGCACCTCTACAGCACGTTCGATTACGGCTCGCCGTTCGGCCACGCGCAGACCTACCTCCACCACGCGTGGGGCTACATCGACATCCACCGCTTCTTCCCGGGCATCCGGCTCGAGCCCGAGCGCGCGTTCGACGTGTTCTGGACCGGCCGCCACGAGATCGAGATCGCCGGCATCGGATGCCAGGTTCCGAGCGTGCCCGCGCAGGGCGTGTTGCTCGTGCTCAATGCGGCGCGCTCGACGATGCGTACCAAGCCCGATGTTCAGGTGGTCTGGCACGAAGCCTCCGAGGAGCGCCGCGCGGAGATGCAGTCGCTCGTCTCGGAGCTCGGCGCCCATGTCGCCTTCGCCGCAGCTACCGGCGGCCTTGAAGAGCACCGTGGCGAGCGGGACTACCGGCTATGGAAGATCGTCTCCGAGGGCGGGGCCCGCTCGGCCGAGTGGTGGGCACGCCTGCGCGCTGCCCCGAGCCTCGGGACAGCAATACGCGTCGGGGTCCGCGCGCTGTTCGTGAACGTCGACCACCTCGCGCACCGACTCGGGCGGCCGCCGACTCGCTCCGAGGTCGTCAGTGAGTTCTTCCGACGCCCGGCCCGTGCCCTCCGGGAGGTATGGCTCGGCCTGCGTCAGACGGGAGCGCGACGATGA
- a CDS encoding ABC transporter ATP-binding protein, whose translation MAGADPKRWLIGTVAASLVLAALDTIGVAAMVPLTQLLTGDTESWFVEWLSEQLGTTDLSTLIPVVAAFITLVFILKSVGAIAFRWWLLGRTTRISALSSAELARRYALAPYADHRLRRISEMYRNINDATVQSASVLLGIVSTASDAIVLLAITCVLALTSPAVTLFAVVLFGVLVFGVQMLLRRRQYRIGEELAAAGLEAWQFLLPGLDGFREARLTSSANAFIDGFRAARLKRARASRVMGILADAPRYLLEIGFVVAIMGISAILFTTSTPAAALTVLGVFAAASLRALPAMNRVAANLATVRTGRAGLGIVSAAVDELAAGGLHDELPRNSEGFSGGITLRDMSFRFPDSDEYVLHGISLGIAENRTTAFVGSSGAGKSTLLDIVLGLLQPTEGSVEVGGRPIADDLAGWYAGLGVVPQDVFLLNDTLIRNIVFGVARDDVDMVRVREVIRMSQLDGLVAELPDGLDTVVGERGVRLSGGQRQRIGLARALYRRPRVLVLDEATSALDNVTEHEIAKTLGTLQGTLTIVIVAHRLSTVRHADTLVFLRDGQIEAEGTFEEVRAQSPDFARLVELGELD comes from the coding sequence ATGGCCGGCGCTGACCCGAAGCGGTGGCTCATCGGGACGGTCGCCGCGTCGCTCGTGCTCGCGGCGCTCGACACGATCGGCGTAGCTGCGATGGTGCCGCTCACGCAGCTGCTCACCGGCGACACCGAGAGCTGGTTCGTCGAATGGCTCTCGGAGCAGCTCGGGACAACCGACCTATCCACGCTGATCCCCGTCGTGGCCGCGTTCATTACGCTCGTGTTCATCCTCAAGAGCGTCGGCGCGATCGCATTCCGGTGGTGGTTGCTCGGCCGGACGACCCGGATCTCCGCGCTGTCGTCCGCCGAGCTCGCGCGCCGGTACGCGCTCGCGCCGTACGCCGACCACCGGTTGCGCCGCATCAGCGAGATGTACCGCAACATCAACGATGCGACCGTCCAGTCCGCGAGCGTCCTGCTCGGGATTGTGAGCACCGCCTCGGACGCGATCGTACTCCTCGCGATCACCTGCGTGCTCGCGCTCACGTCGCCCGCGGTCACGCTCTTCGCAGTCGTGCTCTTCGGAGTGCTGGTATTCGGCGTGCAGATGCTGCTGCGTCGCCGGCAGTACCGCATCGGCGAGGAGCTCGCCGCGGCCGGGCTCGAGGCTTGGCAGTTCCTCCTGCCCGGACTGGACGGCTTCCGAGAGGCCCGCCTGACATCGAGTGCGAACGCATTCATCGACGGGTTCCGTGCGGCAAGGTTGAAGCGTGCCAGGGCCTCGCGCGTCATGGGCATCCTGGCAGACGCGCCGCGGTACCTGCTCGAGATCGGATTCGTCGTCGCAATCATGGGCATCTCGGCGATCCTGTTCACCACAAGCACTCCCGCCGCGGCGCTGACGGTGCTGGGCGTATTCGCCGCAGCGTCCCTCCGCGCGCTGCCGGCGATGAACCGCGTCGCCGCCAATCTCGCCACCGTGCGGACCGGGCGGGCGGGTCTGGGGATCGTCTCGGCGGCCGTCGACGAACTCGCCGCCGGCGGTCTGCACGACGAACTGCCACGCAACTCGGAGGGGTTCTCGGGCGGCATCACGCTGCGCGACATGAGCTTCCGATTCCCCGACTCCGATGAATATGTTCTGCACGGGATCTCGCTCGGTATCGCCGAAAACCGCACGACCGCGTTCGTAGGCTCGAGCGGCGCCGGCAAGAGCACTCTGCTCGACATCGTCCTCGGCCTGCTCCAGCCCACGGAGGGCTCCGTCGAGGTCGGTGGCCGGCCCATCGCCGACGACCTCGCCGGGTGGTACGCGGGGCTCGGCGTCGTGCCGCAGGACGTATTCCTGCTCAACGACACGCTCATCAGGAACATCGTGTTCGGCGTCGCGCGCGACGACGTCGACATGGTGCGGGTCCGCGAGGTCATCCGGATGTCGCAGCTCGACGGCCTCGTGGCCGAACTGCCCGATGGGCTTGACACGGTCGTCGGCGAGCGCGGTGTTCGGCTCTCGGGCGGGCAGCGGCAGCGCATCGGACTCGCGCGCGCGCTCTACCGGCGGCCCCGCGTGCTCGTGCTCGACGAGGCGACATCAGCGCTCGACAACGTCACCGAGCACGAGATCGCCAAGACGCTCGGCACGCTGCAGGGCACGCTGACGATCGTGATCGTGGCGCACCGCCTGTCGACCGTGCGGCACGCCGACACGCTCGTGTTCCTCAGGGACGGCCAGATAGAGGCTGAGGGCACCTTCGAGGAAGTTCGGGCGCAGAGTCCCGACTTCGCCCGCTTGGTCGAGCTCGGCGAACTCGACTGA
- a CDS encoding glycosyltransferase family 2 protein, with protein MGGKPGLSVCIVTYERPEFLVRCLLSLQDSLSDDTEVVVVDASAADQRELVHAIDPSIVYVHAAHLAGWMTRSRNEALRWVRGDIVSFLDDDVVVRPGWEEGVRAALSDASVAAVSGRTCNGVPGEELYHLPIGRLLPDGTLTDGFASLPDRHIVDVDHGIGANMSFRRSVLAVLGGFRDDYPGTALREDTDIFLRLRAIGARAVFAPDAAVDHRPAPHVRGARFDTRYKLYGRRNHMVLLARADGIGSPMLRRWMIRQFRSVAAVPGVAAKIRRLGVTVIGLAWGLAALPRAARWQPLPPERDDPTGREIRGLLDSRAGTGDQ; from the coding sequence ATGGGCGGGAAACCAGGGCTGAGTGTTTGCATCGTGACATATGAGCGTCCTGAGTTCCTCGTGCGTTGCTTGCTCTCCCTTCAGGACTCGCTCAGCGATGACACAGAGGTCGTCGTCGTCGACGCATCCGCGGCGGATCAACGCGAACTCGTGCATGCGATCGATCCGTCGATCGTCTACGTCCACGCGGCGCATCTTGCGGGTTGGATGACTCGCTCACGCAATGAAGCCTTGAGATGGGTGCGCGGTGATATCGTCAGCTTCCTCGATGACGATGTGGTCGTTCGTCCGGGCTGGGAAGAGGGTGTCCGGGCGGCCCTCAGCGATGCCAGCGTGGCTGCAGTCTCAGGACGCACCTGTAACGGCGTGCCCGGCGAGGAACTGTATCATCTCCCGATCGGGCGATTACTCCCGGACGGGACCCTCACGGATGGATTCGCGTCACTTCCGGATCGACATATTGTGGATGTCGATCACGGCATCGGCGCGAACATGTCGTTCCGTCGTTCGGTGCTCGCCGTTCTGGGCGGGTTCCGCGATGATTATCCTGGGACTGCCCTTCGCGAGGATACTGACATCTTCCTGAGGCTTCGCGCGATCGGCGCGAGGGCAGTATTTGCCCCCGACGCGGCGGTCGACCATCGGCCTGCGCCGCATGTCCGCGGCGCACGCTTCGACACGCGGTACAAGCTCTACGGTCGCCGAAATCACATGGTCCTGCTCGCCCGTGCCGATGGCATCGGCTCACCGATGCTGAGAAGGTGGATGATTCGGCAATTCCGGTCTGTAGCTGCTGTCCCCGGGGTAGCGGCTAAAATTCGCCGACTGGGGGTCACGGTCATCGGTCTGGCATGGGGGCTCGCCGCATTGCCGCGCGCCGCGCGCTGGCAACCCTTGCCTCCTGAGCGCGACGATCCAACAGGTCGCGAAATACGCGGTCTGCTGGACAGTCGGGCTGGTACGGGAGACCAGTGA
- a CDS encoding GNAT family N-acetyltransferase, with translation MQALLIRPVRVTDAAALVPLMGELGYPSTTEEIEYRLARNAHQHESEAWVAVHDGAVVGFAAGLILWSYVSNGASAQLTSLVVSSETRGTGVGRQLVAHFEVWARGRGAKRVVVTSALYRDDAHAFYPAIGYPETGKRFGKPLD, from the coding sequence ATGCAGGCGCTGCTCATTCGGCCGGTTCGGGTGACGGATGCCGCTGCGCTCGTGCCGCTCATGGGCGAACTCGGGTACCCGTCCACGACCGAGGAGATCGAGTACCGCCTTGCGCGCAACGCGCACCAGCACGAGTCCGAGGCCTGGGTCGCCGTGCATGACGGCGCGGTGGTCGGCTTCGCGGCGGGACTCATCCTATGGTCGTACGTGTCGAACGGGGCATCCGCTCAGCTCACCTCGCTCGTCGTCTCGTCGGAGACTCGCGGCACGGGCGTGGGTCGGCAGCTCGTCGCCCACTTCGAGGTGTGGGCTCGCGGCCGTGGAGCGAAGCGGGTCGTCGTGACCTCCGCCCTGTATCGAGACGACGCGCACGCCTTCTACCCCGCCATCGGCTACCCCGAGACCGGCAAGCGCTTCGGCAAGCCGCTCGACTGA
- a CDS encoding PqqD family protein has product MTRLRQAGGVGIVEDDGTVYAARLPDGPIVVLDGIAGLIWSEACGGDRESTADRVAEATDAAPDAIRADVEDFVADLVARGLLE; this is encoded by the coding sequence ATGACCCGTCTGCGGCAGGCGGGCGGCGTCGGGATCGTCGAGGACGACGGCACCGTCTACGCGGCGCGCCTGCCCGACGGCCCGATCGTCGTGCTCGACGGAATCGCCGGGCTGATCTGGAGCGAGGCCTGCGGGGGCGACCGCGAGTCGACCGCCGATCGCGTGGCCGAGGCGACGGATGCCGCGCCCGACGCGATCCGCGCCGACGTCGAGGACTTCGTGGCCGACCTCGTGGCGCGCGGGCTGCTGGAGTAG
- the dcd gene encoding dCTP deaminase, whose amino-acid sequence MLLSDRDIRAELDQGRIGLAPYEPAMIQPSSIDVRLDRYFRLFDNHKYPFIDPAEDQPELTHLIEVRPDEAFILHPGEFVLASTFEAVTLPDDVAARLEGKSSLGRLGLLTHSTAGFIDPGFTGHVTLELSNVATLPIKLWPGMKIGQMCFFRLSSPSERPYGSAEYASRYQGQRGPTASRSFQNFHRSDVGVTAAGSPGH is encoded by the coding sequence GTGCTTCTCTCGGATCGCGACATCAGGGCCGAACTCGACCAGGGCCGCATCGGTCTCGCGCCCTATGAACCGGCGATGATCCAGCCGTCATCGATCGACGTGCGCCTCGACCGCTACTTCCGGTTGTTCGACAATCACAAGTACCCGTTCATCGACCCGGCCGAAGACCAGCCCGAGCTCACCCACCTCATCGAGGTGCGGCCCGACGAGGCGTTCATCCTGCACCCGGGGGAGTTCGTGCTCGCCTCGACGTTCGAGGCGGTCACCCTGCCCGACGACGTCGCGGCTCGCCTCGAGGGCAAGAGCTCGCTCGGCCGGCTCGGCCTCCTCACCCACTCGACGGCGGGGTTCATCGACCCCGGCTTCACGGGGCACGTCACGCTCGAGCTATCGAACGTCGCGACCCTGCCCATCAAGCTCTGGCCCGGCATGAAGATCGGCCAGATGTGCTTCTTCCGCCTCTCGTCACCGAGTGAGCGGCCGTACGGCTCGGCCGAGTACGCGAGCCGCTACCAGGGGCAGCGCGGGCCCACGGCGTCGCGCTCGTTCCAGAACTTCCATCGCTCGGATGTCGGCGTGACGGCGGCCGGCTCACCTGGACACTGA
- a CDS encoding TetR/AcrR family transcriptional regulator: protein MEEIDGRRLRGDASRRAVLSSAADLASVEGLDGLSIGRLATAASVSKSGVATLFGSKARLQLATVEAARERFVASVIEPARSEPRGLGRIVALLDNWIAYSRDRVFPGGCFFAAAAADFDSKPGDVRDALERALDDWSGYLAASFRFAIELGELPELNDAEQLAFECTALLDAANTRSVMHGSNTPYRFARVGLADRLTSLGGLAEVIARLRDVDDEAVAAPR, encoded by the coding sequence ATGGAGGAAATTGATGGCCGACGCTTGCGCGGCGACGCCTCACGGCGCGCCGTACTCTCGAGCGCGGCCGACCTGGCGTCCGTCGAAGGCCTTGACGGGCTCTCGATCGGCCGCCTCGCAACGGCCGCCTCGGTGAGCAAGAGTGGGGTCGCGACGCTCTTCGGCAGCAAGGCGCGGTTGCAGCTCGCCACGGTAGAGGCGGCACGCGAGCGCTTCGTCGCCTCGGTGATCGAGCCGGCGCGTTCCGAGCCGCGCGGCCTCGGCCGAATCGTCGCGCTCCTCGACAACTGGATCGCCTACTCGCGCGACCGTGTGTTCCCGGGGGGCTGCTTCTTCGCGGCCGCGGCGGCCGACTTCGATTCGAAGCCGGGCGACGTGCGCGACGCCCTCGAGCGCGCGCTCGACGACTGGAGCGGCTACCTCGCCGCCTCATTCCGCTTCGCGATCGAGCTCGGCGAACTGCCCGAGCTCAACGACGCCGAGCAGCTCGCCTTCGAGTGCACGGCGCTCCTCGACGCGGCGAACACCCGCTCGGTCATGCACGGCTCGAACACGCCGTACCGCTTCGCGCGCGTCGGCCTCGCCGACCGCCTCACGTCACTCGGCGGCTTGGCCGAGGTGATCGCCCGATTGCGCGACGTCGACGACGAAGCGGTCGCGGCGCCACGCTGA
- a CDS encoding glycosyltransferase, with the protein MPEIILAHDYLTQIGGAERVVAEWAKALSAHTVVTLAYSPEDTFDDFRHMEVRSSIPRSLANQVERMLPTLPSIAEHTVVSGGDVALVSSSGWAHRFEFKIPHVVYVHSAARWLYAAEDYRLRLSPLRRAGLKASTPLLRRGDLDAMRRADAILSNSLVTRDRMWSAYGLDSVVVSPPVEPVAREARPPARRLPDEFVVIVARDRGYKNVPLAVDAATMAGLPIVIVGAGSEVLDAPEQGVYALGRVTDAELCWVYQRASVVVGAGREDFGLTVLEASLEGTPAATIALGGYLETVRPGVNGFHAASATPEALATAILRARDLDAGACRAWAHRFSRDTHLARLAGVMKEVMHRV; encoded by the coding sequence GTGCCCGAGATCATCCTCGCCCACGACTACCTTACCCAGATCGGTGGCGCCGAACGCGTCGTCGCCGAGTGGGCGAAAGCACTGAGCGCGCATACCGTCGTCACGCTCGCGTACTCGCCGGAGGACACGTTCGACGACTTCCGGCACATGGAGGTGCGCTCGAGCATCCCTCGGTCGCTCGCGAACCAGGTGGAGCGGATGCTGCCCACGCTCCCCTCGATCGCGGAGCACACGGTGGTGTCGGGCGGCGACGTCGCGCTCGTCTCCAGCAGCGGCTGGGCGCATCGATTCGAATTCAAGATCCCGCACGTGGTCTACGTGCACAGTGCTGCCCGTTGGCTCTACGCGGCGGAGGACTACCGGCTGCGGCTGAGTCCCCTGCGCCGGGCCGGGCTCAAGGCGAGCACGCCGCTGTTGCGACGGGGCGATCTCGACGCCATGCGCCGCGCCGACGCCATCCTGTCGAATTCGCTCGTGACCCGCGATCGGATGTGGTCGGCCTACGGCCTCGACTCGGTCGTCGTGAGCCCGCCGGTGGAGCCCGTCGCTCGCGAGGCCAGGCCACCGGCGCGGCGCCTGCCCGATGAGTTCGTGGTCATCGTGGCGCGGGATCGCGGATACAAGAACGTGCCGCTCGCGGTCGATGCCGCGACGATGGCCGGCCTGCCGATCGTCATCGTCGGCGCCGGCTCCGAGGTGCTCGACGCACCCGAGCAGGGCGTCTACGCGCTGGGTCGCGTGACGGATGCCGAGCTGTGCTGGGTGTACCAGCGCGCCTCCGTCGTCGTCGGGGCGGGCCGGGAGGACTTCGGCCTCACGGTGCTCGAGGCGTCGCTCGAGGGTACGCCCGCCGCCACGATCGCCCTGGGCGGCTACCTCGAGACCGTGCGGCCGGGTGTCAACGGTTTCCACGCGGCATCCGCCACGCCGGAGGCACTCGCGACCGCGATCCTCCGCGCACGAGACCTCGACGCCGGCGCCTGCCGAGCCTGGGCCCATCGATTCAGTCGTGACACGCACCTCGCTCGTCTCGCTGGAGTGATGAAAGAGGTGATGCATCGGGTGTGA
- a CDS encoding NAD(P)/FAD-dependent oxidoreductase: MHRSEWDVIIVGGGSAGLSAALMLGRSRRRVLVIDGGEPRNRFSAHMHGVLGHDHSPPLDLLAAGRAELTRYDDVVIESGTVVSATPLDVDDIGFDVVLETGERHTARRMLVATGLRDELPDIPGLTEQWGRNAALCPYCDGWEVRDRRIAVIATDAANTHQAQLMRQLSPHVTFYSQGVSLPDAARVGLEARGIAIESRTAVEVVGDERGGLRGIRLDDGTEHDADSIFVAPRPVPNDRLLSDLRARSIRQNGVNWVLVDASGRTNVRGLWAAGNIATAQSSVPVAMAAGNLAGSDINGDLVEEDVREAVVARQRDNG, translated from the coding sequence ATGCACCGGTCCGAATGGGACGTCATCATCGTGGGCGGCGGTAGCGCAGGCCTCAGCGCCGCGCTGATGCTCGGCCGCTCGCGCCGCCGCGTACTCGTCATCGATGGCGGCGAGCCGCGCAATCGCTTCTCCGCGCACATGCACGGCGTGCTGGGCCATGACCACTCCCCGCCGCTCGACCTGCTCGCCGCCGGGCGCGCCGAGCTCACGCGCTACGACGACGTCGTCATCGAGTCAGGCACGGTCGTCTCAGCGACCCCGCTCGACGTCGATGACATCGGCTTCGACGTCGTGCTCGAGACCGGCGAACGCCATACGGCACGACGAATGCTCGTTGCCACGGGCCTGCGAGACGAGCTCCCCGACATCCCCGGCCTCACCGAGCAGTGGGGCCGCAATGCCGCGCTGTGCCCGTACTGCGACGGATGGGAGGTGCGCGACCGCCGCATCGCCGTCATCGCCACGGACGCGGCGAACACCCACCAGGCACAGCTGATGCGGCAGCTCTCGCCACACGTCACGTTCTACTCCCAAGGAGTGAGCCTCCCAGATGCGGCACGCGTCGGGCTTGAGGCACGCGGCATCGCGATCGAGTCGCGCACGGCCGTGGAGGTCGTCGGCGACGAGAGGGGCGGCCTCCGCGGCATCCGCCTCGACGACGGAACCGAGCACGACGCCGACTCGATCTTCGTCGCCCCGCGCCCCGTGCCGAACGACCGCCTGCTGAGCGATCTCCGCGCGCGCTCCATTCGCCAGAACGGCGTCAACTGGGTGCTCGTCGACGCGTCGGGTCGCACCAACGTGCGCGGGCTCTGGGCTGCGGGCAACATCGCGACCGCTCAGTCGTCGGTGCCCGTCGCGATGGCGGCCGGGAACCTCGCGGGCAGCGACATCAACGGGGACCTCGTCGAGGAGGACGTTCGCGAGGCGGTCGTCGCGAGGCAACGGGACAACGGCTGA
- a CDS encoding alpha/beta hydrolase family protein has translation MHPALTATLAAIRAADRVSPEVAARLALPLFKRVGPALPVRPGERAVHESAARSSLHVRGRDVATYEWGHGPETVLLVHGWRGRAAQFAPIVRELRAEGYRLVAFDAPANGESRARRTDIRDYLAAIEALQSRHGRFRAVIGHSFGGLAALTAVREGLATGGVVAISGMADARFLVDSFAGRLGLSAPTADVLAREFARLVMHEQQDPYARFDAVATPLPAGVPLLVVHDHGDREVAASEGTRLHAAHGERSRLIVTEGAGHSRILGADATLDAVTAFVNGGIEALDRAGLGQAGVAASVA, from the coding sequence ATGCACCCCGCCCTGACCGCCACACTCGCCGCCATCCGCGCCGCCGATCGCGTCTCGCCCGAGGTCGCGGCACGACTGGCGCTGCCACTCTTCAAGAGGGTGGGGCCCGCCCTGCCGGTACGCCCCGGCGAGCGAGCGGTGCACGAGTCGGCCGCCCGCAGCTCGCTCCACGTTCGCGGCCGCGACGTCGCCACGTACGAATGGGGTCACGGCCCTGAGACCGTGCTGCTGGTGCACGGATGGCGCGGCCGCGCCGCCCAGTTTGCGCCGATCGTGCGGGAGCTCAGGGCCGAGGGGTATCGACTCGTCGCCTTCGATGCGCCCGCGAACGGGGAGTCGAGAGCCCGGCGCACCGACATCCGCGACTACCTCGCCGCGATCGAGGCACTGCAGTCACGCCACGGCAGATTCCGCGCCGTGATCGGACACTCGTTCGGCGGGCTCGCCGCGCTCACCGCCGTGCGCGAGGGACTGGCAACCGGCGGCGTCGTGGCGATCTCGGGCATGGCCGACGCCCGCTTCCTCGTCGACTCGTTCGCCGGCCGTCTGGGACTCAGCGCGCCCACCGCCGACGTGCTCGCTCGCGAGTTCGCGCGACTCGTCATGCACGAACAGCAGGATCCCTACGCGCGGTTCGACGCCGTGGCCACGCCGCTCCCCGCCGGGGTGCCGCTGCTCGTCGTGCACGATCATGGTGATCGCGAGGTGGCGGCCAGCGAAGGAACGCGGCTGCACGCCGCCCACGGCGAGCGCTCGCGCCTGATCGTCACCGAGGGCGCCGGCCACTCGCGCATCCTCGGCGCCGACGCCACGCTCGACGCAGTCACGGCGTTCGTGAACGGCGGCATCGAGGCGCTCGATCGCGCAGGGCTCGGGCAAGCGGGCGTCGCGGCATCCGTCGCCTGA